Genomic window (Spirosoma sp. KCTC 42546):
CGCACGAGGCCCGCAAACACACTTTACTTTTTGGCTATGCACCCAACATAGTATTGTACGCAACTCCACTTAATATCAAACTATTGATAAACAGCAAATTAATATTAAGCGTTACCCTACGAAATAATACCTATGCAATTATAAACAAATAATTAAAAAAAAGTTACACAAGATTAGATACACTGCTCTATTTTTGCAATCAATATGGCAAAAAAAGTTTCTTTTATGCACCTGGTTGACCGAGTTTGGGATATTCAGGGCTTTCCAAATTATTTCTTTGGACACGATAAGCAATTATACCGTTTCGACTCACGAGGACAGGTGAAAATTAATAAACGAGTCGTTATTGGCACTACCCAAGGGTATGTATTGAAGCGTAAATTCTATAGCTTATCACAACTTCGGCCACTTCTCCGAAGATCTAGCTCATGTGAGCAGCCAATTATAGATCATCCAGCGGACTCCTAAGCGTACTAATCTTATCGGCCGTCACATGGGTATACCGCATAGTCGTCAAGACACTCTCATGCCCTAATAATTGCTGAATGTATCGAATATCAAGCCCCGATTCGAGTAGATGTGTAGCGAAACTATGACGTAGGGTATGGATACCACCCTTTTTTGAAATTCCAGCAAATCGAACCGCATCACTGTAAACCTGTTGAATAGTACGGTTGGCAATAGGTTCTCCGTTATCTACTTCTTCAAATAGAAAGATTGTGGGCTTATAGTGCGTCAAATATTCGTTGATAGCGATTTCCAGTTTATCCGTCAACATGACCACCCGGTCTTTTTTGCCTTTCCCAGCCCGGACATTGAGGAGCCTTCTGTTGTAATCAAGGTCCTTTACACGCAGATGAGCTACCTCACTTATTCGCAAGCCGGTGGCATACACCAATTTGAAAAGAGTTCTATACTTCAAACTGGTTGTTGCACTGAATATCGCTTTCACTTCAGCCACGCTGTATACAATGGGAAGTTTAGTTGGCTTTCGTGGGTACTCAATAGCATAAAACTCTTTATCTCGTTGAAGGACTTTTTCGCAGTAAAACTTGTACGCATTGATGTGCACATTAATCGTTGAACTGCTCAACCGTTTCTTCTCAATTAGAAACAACAGGTACGTTTGATACTGAAACTTGGTCAGTTGATCAATTGGTTTAGGAACAACGTAGCGAATCAAGGCAACAAGGGCCTGTTTATAGTTTTTAAGTGTTTTGTAACTATAGTCCCGAACACGCAACGTATCGCAAACGGCCACGATAACCGGATGTCGGTCATACTCCCCCAAGCATGGAACATGGCGAAAAGGTAACCGTTGTACACCCGGTGGCCAAGCAGGATTTGTGGCTTTCTCAACCTCGACAGCTGTAGCAGTTGGCTTATAAAGTCGCACTACGGCTTCATCGAACCGGCAATAATCCTTCCCAAACAACTGGCCCAACTGAACAACAGCCGCCCGCGTGTTTGGCATAAGCCAGCATCGACGCGAATAGCTCCATCGTCTGCCCGGAATTTCACGAATCAGATTATTGCCAACGGGGTCTTCCGGAAAGGAAACCGCCAACAACGAAGCATCTTTATCATCAATACGAATCGTTACCATACGAATACGGGCTTTTACAGTTCCACGGACGCCAAAAGCCCGTATTCGTCACGGAATTGTTTAGGCTCACATATTCTCTGCCTATTGTTTTGTGTATAGCTGAATCTGCTTGGTTCGGGTGCTGATCCCAACGGCCAGATACGTTGGTTTGGCCTGCAATACATGCCGCCCCGATACCACCAGCCCTTTGAAGCGCCTGACCCAGGCCTCCACATCCTCGGGCTTATAATATTTTGCATTTCCAAATGAACAAGCTGGGTATAGTTTAAAAGCCTCCCGAAGTCGGTCAAAGGCAATGGGGGTGATGTTGTGTTTCAGACAGATCAATTGTTTGCTCAAAAACCCAGATGTCGATATGGCTTTCGGAGGCTTGCTGAGTATGGGTTTGTAGCGCGCAATGGCCTCCTGCTCCAGTCGGTCCAGGTCACTAGCCTCACACGTATGATAGCGAAATCGGACGAAGTCGATACCCGCACATCGGTGTTCCAATAGCCGTGCATGAAGATTTATGGCCTGGCCAATATAGACAACTTCATTGTTGGCATTCATCAAATAATAGATGCAGGGATGAGGCTGAAACAGCGCCGTACCATCCAGAATTTGCCCTAAATCAAGGCACTTTTGAGGTGTTTTTTCGGTGATTTTCATGTATTAAATATACTACAAACAATACTTATATACAACAAAAAATACATATATTTTTTACCTTTGTTTTATGGCTGGACGACGAGAAAAAAAGAATAGTATTCAGGGGAAATGGCTCAAAGAAGCCCTGGCCGCACAGGATATGACGGTCTATCGATTGGCGAAAGAATTGGGGTATAGCCGGGAAAAATTCTACCGGCATATCGGCAACAAAACCTACCTTAGCAGCGAGTCGCTGGCCGAAATAGCGAGTAAATTCCCAACCATGAATATGAGGTATGTACTCACAGGCGAGGGAAAAGCAGTGGTAGAAAAGTAGTGGAGTAGGTGGAGTGAGTGCAGTATGTGAAGTGAGTCAATTAGCCAAAGCCCTACACGATCACTGCACTTACTCCACCTACGCCACTTATTCCACCAACTCCACTACTACACCCATCTACAATTCAAACGTAATACCCTGAGCCAGGGGCATGGTGGTACCATAGTTAATGGTGTTGGTTTGCCGACGCATATAGGCTTTCCAGGCATCGGAACCCGATTCACGACCACCGCCGGTTTCTTTTTCCCCTCCGAAGGCACCCCCAATTTCGGCACCCGAGGTACCGATGTTCACGTTGGCAATCCCACAGTCGGAGCCGACCGCCGAAAGGAATTGCTCGGCTTCACGCAGGTTTAGGGTAAAAATAGCAGAGGATAACCCCTGAGGTACGCCATTCTGCTGCGCAATGGCATCGGCTAACGTGCTGTATTTAAGCAGATAAAGAATAGGCGCAAAGGTTTCGCGCTGTACCACGGGCCAGCTATTTTTCGCTTCAGCAATACATGGCTTAACATAACAGCCCGATTCAAAGCCTAGGCCCTCGATCACACCAGGTTCGACCACAAAACGCCCACCTAATTCACGTATTTCGTTGACCGCTGCCTGATAACCAGTAACCGCCAACTGATCAATTACGGGTCCTACATGGAATGACTCATCGAGCGGATTACCAATGCGCAATTGGGCGTACGCCTTCCTGAGTCGATTTTTCACATCGTCGTAGATACTTTCCTGGACAATAATACGGCGGGTGCTGGTGCAGCGTTGCCCGGCTGTACCTACGGCTCCAAACACAATAGCCGGTATGGCCAGATCCAGATCGGCATGTTCTGAAACGATGATTGCATTATTACCACCCAGTTCGAGTAGGGTTTTACCCAATCGTCCGGCCACGGCTTCGGCTACGGCTTTCCCCATGCGGGTGCTCCCCGTTGCCGATACCAGAGCAATGCGTGGATCGCGGGCTAGCCACTCACCCACATCGTGCCCACCCGTAACCAGGCAGGATACGCCTTCGGGCACATCGTTGTTACGCAATACCTCACCAATAATCTGCTGGCAGGCTAGAGCAGTCAACGGGGCTTTTTCGGATGGTTTCCAGATGCATACATCCCCACAAACCCAGGCCAGCATGGCATTCCAGGACCAAACAGCTACCGGAAAATTAAAGGCCGAAATAATCCCAACAATGCCCAGTGGCTGCCACTGCTCCAGCATTCGATGGGCGGGCCGCTCCGAGTGCATCGACAAGCCATAGAGCTGACGCGACTGCCCAACGGCGAAGTCGCAGATGTCAATGATTTCCTGCACTTCACCCAGGCCTTCCTGAAGTGATTTACCCATTTCGTAGCTAACCAACGTGCCTAATTCGCGCTTATAGCGCCGAAATTGTTCGCCCATCTGCCGTACAATTTCGCCCCGACGTGGCGCAGGAACCAGTCGCCACTCAGCAAAAGCAGTTTGGGCCGCTTCAACAACTCGGTCATAATCGGCCCGGGTCGATACATGAACACGGGCAATGAGTTGTCCGTCGGCAGGCGAGTACGATGCAAGAGGCTGATGACTACTCGTAATTTCGGTTGGCCAGAAAACCTGACCGGTACTGGTACCGGGCTTAATGGGCTGCATGGGCAGCGGAAGAATCGACTGCATAAGATCCGTTTGTGGTTTGTTGAGACGCGGGCAAATCTACCGGCCTTTACGCAAACAATGCACATCGACTTACAAACTTTTTGCACCAAAATTGGTTGAAATGGGATACTTGGTCACCCTTATAAAACATATAGACCGCCGATTTTTATGATCCATATGATTAATTATGATTTTTAAAATTTCATCAAAAAGGCAGAATCGTTGTCAACCGTATTAAAAAAATCATACCTAATCATAAAAATCATAGTCATCAGCATTCTAACCCAACGTTATGAAAATGAACCAATTTTTCGGCCTGTTTGCGATAGGAATCGCACTGGCTACTACCGCCACCTGGGCTCAGACAACGCCCACCGGAACCATCTCGCCAACAACGTACCCGCAAGGCGCCATTGCCCCGGATTCCATGTCCTCAAAAGCAGCATCTCGTAGCCAGAAAAAAGCCATGAAACAGTCACGGCGACTACTGAATCAGAATGCGAAGGCAACTGCTAACGGTACTACCAATACGTCGCCCCAGGATGCGCGTTATCGGCAGAGCTCTACCAGCGACGGCACTACGATGAATAACAGTAATCTAACCAATTACAATAGCAACAATGCTACCAATGCGCCAACCGGCGTTGGCAGCAATCCAAATACCGCTGGTAGTAAAACAAGCCAGCCCACTGGGCAACCTGCCGTAAACAACGTTAACGCCAATGCTGGGGCTATTGAAGCGGTAAAAGGTGCCAGAACAACCGAAACACCAGCGATTAAAGCAGGCAGTACGGTTCGAAATACCAGCATCGGCGATTTCATGGCCTCATCACCCAATTACACAACGCTTCAGAATGTTCTTCAGTCATCTGATTTGTTCGACATGCTGAAAGGTAGTGGTCCCTATACCCTGTTTGCTCCAATGAATAATGCGTTCAAGAAATTGCCCCCTGCCATTCAGGCGGGCCTGCTGGACGGCAATAACCGGGCAGCCGTAAAGCAGCTCTTGTCCTATCACCTGATCAATGGGTCGTTAAGCAGAGATGAACTAACCCGTCAAATTAAAGCAGGAAATGGGCAGGCACAGCTAAAAACAGTTGCTGGTGGTGTACTCACGGCTCGCGCTGCAGAAAATGGGCAACTTTCCTTAACGGATGAGCAGGGCGGTACCATCCATATTGACAATACCGATTATCCTCAGGCCAACGGAATGGTATATGGTGTTGATAACGTACTTATGCCCAAAGGGGGTGTAGCTGATTTCCGTTAAAAAACACCTAAAACAAAAACATAATGGGTTTACAATGTGTAAATAAGTTATTGTTGTAATGAAATCGGTGCAACGCCATTTGCACCGATTTCATTATACGGTTTGATTTACCAGGGAAAATCACTGTTTTCCTGGTTTTATAATGATCGTTGACGTATAGCAGTCCGTTCATTTTTTAAAATTCTCTCTATATTTGACCAACTTAATACCTTCTGCGTGAAACGCCAGTCCTCTTTAGTGTCAGAAAGTGTCCTGATCGAAAAGCTTATCCAGCGCGATCAGCAGGCCTTTCAATGGCTCTACGATCAGTATTCACCGGCTCTTTATGGTGTTGTGTTGCGTATCGTGCGCGATGATGAACAGGCAGCCGACCTCCTTCAGGACATTTTCGTTAAGATCTGGAAAAACCTGGATGCATATGATTCCAGCAAAGGCCGTTTGTTTACCTGGATGCTGAACGTTGCCCGTAATACAGCCATCGACTCGTTACGTGCCCGCAAAACTCAACCTACCGCAGCAATCCGAACTGATGAAGAGAACGTACATATTGTTGATCGCCAGCATAACACGGAGCAACCAAATCCAGAGCATATTGGCATTAAGGATGTAGTGAATCAGTTAAGACCTGAGCGCAAACAGCTCATTGATCTGGTATACTTTGGCGGATACACCCACGAAGAAGCTGCCGAAAAATTAAACTTACCCCTCGGAACGGTTAAAACCCGGGTCCGGGCTGCCCTACAGGAACTGAAACAACTCTTCAAATAATGAACGTAATTTATTGATTATGAACGTCACGGAGTACATAGCGTCTGGTATCTTAGAGTCTTACGTCATGGGAGCGGTGAGCGACCAGGAGCGACGCGAGGTCGAGTGCCTATCGTCTATTTATCCTGATATACGGCACGAACTTGACCAATTATCAGAAGCACTCGAAAACTACGCCCTGTTGCATAGTGTCGAGCCCCCGGCTTCCGTAAAAGATAAGTTGCTTCAGCAACTTGATTTTGAGAAGCCTATTGAAAAAGAAACGATCATTCGGCCAATGCCAGTTGATATGACTGCGGGCGAAACTACTACAGGACTAGCGTTTCGGGCTACCTGGGTCGTTGCTGCATCGATGGGTCTACTATTATTACTATTTTCCTTATTCCTGCTTTCGCAATTACGGACGAATCAAAAAACGCTGGCCGCCACCCGAACCGCAAATGAGACGCTTCAGTCGGAAATGCGCCAACTTCGTGATAATCAGAACCAGGCTAGTCAGGCATTAGCGCTATTACGCCAACCTGGCCTGCGAACACTGGAACTCAGGGGGAATGAGAAAGCACCGCAGGGAACCATGCTCGTTCTCTGGAATACCCGAACGCACCAGGTAGCGGTCGATGTTCGTTCACTACCCTCTTTACCCTCCGATAAACAATATCAGCTCTGGTCGATGGTTAACGGAAAACCGGTCGATGCAGGTGTGTTTGAAGCCACAAATGGCACTGCGGTTATACAACGCCTGAACCGCTCTGTAAGTCGGGCCGATGCATTTGCGGTGACAGTTGAAAACCGCGGGGGAAGCCCCACACCTACCCTGTCGACGCTACTAGCCCTGGCAACTGTAAACTCCTAAATAAGACTCTCTATTTTTTTGTTTTTATGGTTAGGTACACCAAACGCTTAGTTTAGTGTACCTTTTTTTGCTATTTGGTTTAATGGAAATTATTGAGGATTATTGCCTTCTAATCCTCTATGAAAAATAAGTTACTTATTTCCCTCTGGCGCCTAAAATGGCTTATTGCATGTATATTTGTGGGGATTCTGTATTTCTCAACGATCGCAATTAATGCAGAAAATATTCCTTTTACCGATGATTTAGCTCTACTTTCATCTCTTTACGACATCCATCACGAGCTCGATTGGACTTTAAAGATTAAAACTCTTTTTTCGCTTCATAATGAGCATCGATTAGTTATTCCTCGTCTCATCATTATAGTACTCTACTACATTCAAGATCAGCATGTAAATGTCATGTGGTGGATAGTAGTGGGCAATGCATTAATCTTCCCTGTTCTTTATCTATATTTTAAATCTGGCTTTACAAATTATAACATACTATTTTTCATACCTGTGTTATTTTTTGCGCTCCAGCCTATGCATTATGAACTTATGTATTGGGGGATGGCGTCTATCCAAAATATTGGCGTTCTTGTTCTTTCATCGCTATCATTTTACGTATTAATCTATACAAAAAATAACCTATTAGCTTTACTGATTGCTGTTTTGGCAGCCTTCACAAGCGTAAATGGTCTATATGTGTTTATCATTGGCATAATTTTACTTTTTTATAAAAGAGATTTGTATAGTAGTGCAATTTGGATTTTAGCGGGATGCGGCACTGCTTTCTTTTACTGGCAAGGGTTCTCGTTAGACGAAAACACCGGAAAAGGATTTCAGGAGTCGTTTCATATTATCAAATTTACAGCTACATTTATTAGCCTAGTAGGTGGAATTATTTATACACAAACCGTTCCTATCCTATCATTAGTTTTAGGATGGTTATTAATACTATTTTTTACAGCAATAAGTTATTATAGGCTTATCCTACAGCCTATTGAAGTCAATAACAGGCAATTATTTTTCCTATCTTGTTTAGCCTTTATTTTTCTAACCATTGCCGCTATAAGCCTTGGTCGAGATCCAGGTAGTGTTTTAGTAGTGAGCCGTTACAAGATATATTCTGCTTTATCTATTTCTTTAATATATAGCTTATTGATTGACTATATTTACAAATACAGATCGTTTTTTAGAGCAATTTTATTCTCCAGTTTACTTTTTTGGATAGTCAGTTATAGCCGCTACAATGGTCAGTTTAAAAGCCATACACGCCTACTATTCGCTCATTTTTTCAATTGGAAGTACAGTGATATTCTAGATGTATCTCCACCTTTTACTGCAAACTATTACGCTGACCATTGGCGCAAACTATACGCTTCTGGTCAGTATATACCTCCTGAGGGCGTAGAGGAAAAATGCAAGAAAATGATTTTGCAAGTCAATGCTAAACAGTATATAAACACGTTTTCTTTTATAGTAAACAATGTCATTACAATTAATCCAATTAGGCTAGCTTTTAATGATTATTATGTGGTATCTAAAGTAGATAAAAAAATAGCTATTTATCCATTACATACAGATAGTTTTTACCAAACGTTATTTTCTCCAGCCACAGCAATTTATTCAGCATCAATGAATACATCGTATTGGATACAAGACTCAAAGGGCCCCTTATTTATAGTACAACTCAATTGAGTTCATGAACGCTAAAAAAAACTTACTCCTATCCAGTACTCCTAAAAGAATCACTTTTTCCTAACTTTTGTTATAAATACAGTAATCTCAAAACTTAATACTCCTTATTTAACGTATATTAAGGTAAGGCCGTATGTAGCCATAGCGTTAGTTACGGATCATACAGGCTCGACACATTTAAAACATAAACCAATGAAAAATACCCTGCTTCTTTTATTGACAGCCTGTTTACTGGCAGGTATGGGCTTCCGTATTGCAGATGACACCCCACCTAAAAAAGTGGTAAAAACCAATGCAGAATGGAAAAAGATTCTGACCCCAGATCAATACGCCGTTCTGCGCGAACATGGCACCGAACGGGCCTTCACCAGCCCCCTGAACGATATTCACGACCATGGTACGTTCTATTGCGCCGGTTGCCACAATCCCCTGTTCTCATCTGATACAAAATTCAATTCGGGTACGGGCTGGCCAAGCTTTTATACCCCGATCTCGAAAACGGCCGTTAAGGAGGATTCCGACAAATCCTATGGCATGGTCCGCACCGAAGTTTTATGTAGCGTGTGCGGAGGACATTTAGGCCACGTGTTTAACGATGGCCCCAAACCTACCGGCCTTCGGTATTGTATGAATGGGGTAGCTATGACATTTGAGAAAAAATAGAACGAGAAGAAAAAAGGAGTAGCAGGGGTAGGGGGACGAGAGGGAAAATACAATGACAGCTGTATTCCTTGATATCGCTCGTCCCCTTACTCCATCTACTCCTTTCTTCCCATCACATAATAACCAGCCGGGCTGCACACACAGTCCGGCTTTTATGTATCATAGAGGCTGAAAATACGTTATCTTTGACACTTGGACTGGATTGACCCAGTTGATTTTCTCCTGTAGAGGAGGCTGATTGTCGGGAGACAGTCAATTATGGAGCTAAGTAAAGTATTCTTAGAAAGAAAGGCATGAGTCAATATAGGGATCGATTCCGCGCTGTTCGGCACGCTTTTGGAGCATTTCGACAACGGATTCGACAACGCCAGAAACAGTTGGGCAATGTCAAACGCGGAGTAGGCCGACAAATCGTAAAAATTGCAGGGGAAGAACGAGTCAACTCATGGCTGGATACCTATCACGGGTATCGGGATCGTCTTCGCTCCTTCATCCATCAGTATATCGACCCAGATGCCTGGTACTACCCGTACCTTAAAAATGGCGTGAAAGGCTTCCTTTGGGCCTTTCTGGCGTTGGGAATTTATGTCTTCATCCTTAACTATAACTTCCTGTACCTGACGGGTGCTATGCCCAGTGTGGAAGAGTTAAAGAATCCAAAACTCAATCAGGCGTCGGAGATTTACTCGCAGGACGGGGTGATGATCGGGAAATTCTATGCCGAGAATCGGACACCGATCAAGTACGAAAATATTCCAAAACAACTCATCAACGCCCTGGTTGCAACGGAAGACGTGCGCTTCTATGATCATGGAGGCATTGACCCCCGCGCTATTGGACGGGCTGTGATTACGTTTGGACGCGATGGGGGCGGCTCCACTATTACGCAGCAGTTAGCCAAAAACCTGTTTAAAACCCGCCGGAAAACCAGCACTGGGCTGCTCACCCGAATTCCGTTAATCCGGAAAGTCATTTACAAGTCTAAAGAATGGCTGATGGCGCTTAAGCTGGAACGGAATTTCACGAAAGATGAAATTATCACCTACTATTTTAACACCGTTGATTTCGGTAGTAATGCATTTGGCTTAAAAACAGCGGCCCGGACATTTTTCAACAAAGAACCCGACAGCCTGAATGTACAGGAAGGTGCCGTGCTGGTTGGCCTACAGAAAGCCACTACCAGCTACAATCCCCTCAAAAACCCAGATCGCTCCCGCGAACGTCGGAACATCGTACTTGGGCAGATGGCCAAGTATCAGTATCTGACAAAAAATCAGTCCGACTCCATTAGCGCATTGCCATTGGTAACGGATTTCACGCCGGAAAATCCCTACTCAGGGCCAGCCAGTTACCTGAAAAATGCCGTTCAGGATTATGTAAAAAAGTGGGGTGAAGAAAATGGTTACGACCTCTATACGGACGGATTACGCATCATTACAACCATAGATTCCCGGATGCAGCGCTACGCCGAAGACGCTACAGACGAGAAAATGAAGCAGTTACAACGTACGTTCGATAACCACTGGCGCGACCGTAACCCCTGGACGGATGAAGATGGCAAAGAGATTCCTGCTTTTATCGACTCGGTTGCCCGACGTACCGAACGCTACAAAAGCCTGAGCCGCCGATTCATGCCCCTGTACCCGGACTCGATCATGTATTACATGAAGAACGTGAAGTACAAAATGCGGGTATTTAGCTGGAATAATAAGCGCCATTACGACTCCACCGAAATGACCCCTTATGACTCCATTGCTTATTATAAGCACTTTTTGCAGTCGGGCATGGTGGCCATGGACCCCCGTACGGGCTACATTCGGGCGTGGGTGGGTGGCCTGGATTACGATTACTTCAAATACGACCACGTAAAGCAAGGCAAACGCCAGCCGGGTTCTACGTTTAAGCCGTTCGTGTACACCACAGCTATCGATGACACTCTGAGCAACCTAAGCCCCTGCGACCGTATTCAGGATAAGCCATTTCGAAAAGAATATCGGGAAAACGGCGAAGATAAAATCTGGGAGCCGCGCAATTCGACCGGCTTTTACTCGTACTCGAATATGACCCTTCGCCGGGCCATGGCGCGTTCGGTGAACTCTATTACGGCGCAATTAACGGATCAGGTTGGCCCCGAACGCGTAGCGGAATACGCGCACCGAATGGGGATCAAGAGTCGGTTACAAGCCGTACCATCTATTGGTCTGGGATCGTCGGATGTGTCTCTTTATGAACTGGTTGGCGCCTATTGTACGTTTGTCAACGATGGTGAATCGACAGAACCAATCATTGTTCAGCGGATTGAAGATCGGGATGGAAACGTCATCGAAACCTTTACGAGCCAGCACAAGCGTGCCATTAGCCCCGAAACCGCTTTCCTGATGCGGTATATGCTACAGGGCGGTCTGCAGGAGTCTGGCGGAACATCGCAAAATCTATGGTCGTTCGATCTGTTCAAGAATCATAACGAAATGGGCGGTAAAACCGGCACCACGTCGAACAACTCCGACGGCTGGTTTGTGGGGGTTTCCAATAACTTAGTAGTTGGCGCCTGGGTGGGTGGTGACGACCGAAGTATTCACTTCCGATCAACTGATCTTGGCGAAGGAGCGAAAACAGCCCTGCCTCTAGTTGGGCGTTTTCTGGAGAAAGTATACGCTGATCCGAAGTTTAAGAGCCTACAGGGACCCTTTCCGAAGGCGGATGGCAGTATTACGAAAAACTACCTGAACTGCGGTCCTTCCGGCGACGAAGAAACGACGGAAGAGTCGGACTCGACGGATGTGTCTGAGTTTGGCGACTCAACCTTTGTTCCAACAGTACCAGCACCTGACGCAACAACGCCACCTGATACAACAGGTAATCAACGGTAGATGGCAAAAAAGGGCAGTCAACAAAACTTCTGTATCTGTTTTTCAGTTTCTGTCAATACGGTATCTGAACATATTGGCCGGTAATTTGCTGGAAGACTATCCACGCTACACTGTTATGAAACGCATTGCCCAAATCCTTCGCTGGACGTTACTATCGCTATTTGTCCTGGCGGCTGGTACGGTAGTGGTTGCCTGGTTTATTGATTCCCGGCAAACAAATGATGAATTAATCGAAGAATTTCAGGGACAGCGGATTCGTCCAACGGTTCATTCGTATCAGGTTCGCGGGCAAACAAACTCAGACGAATCCAGAACTATCCG
Coding sequences:
- a CDS encoding penicillin-binding protein 1A yields the protein MSQYRDRFRAVRHAFGAFRQRIRQRQKQLGNVKRGVGRQIVKIAGEERVNSWLDTYHGYRDRLRSFIHQYIDPDAWYYPYLKNGVKGFLWAFLALGIYVFILNYNFLYLTGAMPSVEELKNPKLNQASEIYSQDGVMIGKFYAENRTPIKYENIPKQLINALVATEDVRFYDHGGIDPRAIGRAVITFGRDGGGSTITQQLAKNLFKTRRKTSTGLLTRIPLIRKVIYKSKEWLMALKLERNFTKDEIITYYFNTVDFGSNAFGLKTAARTFFNKEPDSLNVQEGAVLVGLQKATTSYNPLKNPDRSRERRNIVLGQMAKYQYLTKNQSDSISALPLVTDFTPENPYSGPASYLKNAVQDYVKKWGEENGYDLYTDGLRIITTIDSRMQRYAEDATDEKMKQLQRTFDNHWRDRNPWTDEDGKEIPAFIDSVARRTERYKSLSRRFMPLYPDSIMYYMKNVKYKMRVFSWNNKRHYDSTEMTPYDSIAYYKHFLQSGMVAMDPRTGYIRAWVGGLDYDYFKYDHVKQGKRQPGSTFKPFVYTTAIDDTLSNLSPCDRIQDKPFRKEYRENGEDKIWEPRNSTGFYSYSNMTLRRAMARSVNSITAQLTDQVGPERVAEYAHRMGIKSRLQAVPSIGLGSSDVSLYELVGAYCTFVNDGESTEPIIVQRIEDRDGNVIETFTSQHKRAISPETAFLMRYMLQGGLQESGGTSQNLWSFDLFKNHNEMGGKTGTTSNNSDGWFVGVSNNLVVGAWVGGDDRSIHFRSTDLGEGAKTALPLVGRFLEKVYADPKFKSLQGPFPKADGSITKNYLNCGPSGDEETTEESDSTDVSEFGDSTFVPTVPAPDATTPPDTTGNQR